The Daucus carota subsp. sativus chromosome 9, DH1 v3.0, whole genome shotgun sequence genome window below encodes:
- the LOC108201961 gene encoding uncharacterized protein LOC108201961 isoform X2 — MKRGSVDDDERLKLGLKRPKMKDLHSVFTSQSEGIVPHYTKYWMKGHAADSYYAAQKEMFRAKREAITMNSDVTQSVERKKGAACTALDLNATVDLTKDRTPACAYNNNNLTSSSNIKIDKLKGFGFDLNVEDVSSSADYDLVCPNKHIKQLKLRDDSECESTCNPVEDKDPMKVWKEMKQNGFMSSSHGGIPIPKPRGRKSKADGLKKKMEIARREQVDRFAKIAAPSGLLNGLNPGIINHVRNSKQVHSIIEALVRSERRHNFHTGNNKEKIQMKTERIESSDNRRNLNLSGIEGYNLCQEDCLLNNALTIRQTSHFPVRDNNASSLDTSTLCDQDSTDLSSVSSLSFKAANVASQWLDLLQHDINGRLGALRRSKKRVRSVIQTELPLLISGEFSHNQENDTYVRKIPFSTSSVNATANMHKAKWNVLFNQMENALLSEERQLENWLNQVKEMQTQCGCGLSQLTGKPGMQQLGIPGTEYRIENSEDLEGVVAVMAAAAAFYSTCNFSVENLPCF, encoded by the exons ATGAAGAGGGGTtctgttgatgatgatgaaagaTTAAAACTTGGGCTTAAAAGACCCAAAATGAAAGATCTTCATTCTGTGTTTACTTCCCAAAGTGAAG GGATTGTCCCACATTATACAAAATATTGGATGAAAGGACATGCTGCTGATAGTTACTATGCTGCTCAGAAAGAAATGTTTCGAGCCAAAAGAGAAGCTATTACCATGAATTCTGATGTTACTCAATCAGTAGAAAGGAAGAAGGGCGCTGCCTGTACAGCACTTGATCTAAATGCCACAGTTGATTTGACCAAAGACAGGACTCCAGCGTGTgcttataacaacaacaatctgACCTCTAGTTCTAATATCAAGATCGACAAGTTAAAAGGCTTTGGCTTTGATCTCAATGTGGAAGATGTTTCAAGTTCTGCTGATTATGACCTAGTCTGTCCTAATAAACATATTAAGCAATTAAAACTAAGAGATGATTCGGAGTGTGAGAGTACGTGTAATCCAGTGGAAGATAAAGATCCAATGAAAGTATGGAAAGAGATGAAGCAAAATGGTTTCATGTCATCTTCCCATGGAGGTATACCAATTCCAAAACCACGTGGGAGGAAAAGTAAAGCTGACGGTCTCAAAAAAAAGATGGAAATTGCCAGGAGGGAACAGGTTGATAGGTTTGCAAAGATTGCTGCTCCTAGTGGACTGCTCAATGGATTGAATCCTGGGATTATTAACCATGTAAGAAACAGCAAGCAGGTTCATTCTATAATTGAGGCTCTAGTAAGGTCTGAAAGACGTCACAATTTCCATACTGGAAACAACAAAGAGAAAATTCAGATGAAGACAGAAAGAATAGAATCAAGTGATAACCGAAGAAACCTGAACTTGTCAGGAATTGAAGGATATAATCTTTGTCAAGAAGATTGTCTGCTAAATAATGCATTAACAATCAGACAGACAAGTCACTTCCCAGTACGAGACAACAATGCCTCAAGCTTG GATACCAGCACTTTGTGTGATCAAGACTCGACAGACTTATCAAGCGTTTCTTCTTTATCTTTCAAAG ctgctaatgTAGCTTCCCAGTGGCTAGATCTTCTTCAACATGACATAAATGGTCGCCTTGGAG CACTACGACGCAGTAAGAAAAGAGTTCGATCTGTTATTCAAACGGAGCTCCCTCTTCTTATATCTGGAGAATTTTCTCATAATCAGGAGAATGATACTTATGTTAGGAAGATTCCCTTCTCTACTTCATCAGTGAATGCAACAGCAAACATGCACAAAGCTAAATGGAACGTGCTGTTTAATCAGATGGAAAATGCACTTTTGAGTGAAGAGAGGCAACTG GAAAATTGGTTAAACCAAGTAAAGGAGATGCAGACACAGTGTGGCTGTGGTCTTTCCCAGCTTACTGGAAAACCTGGTATGCAGCAACTAGGGATACCGGGGACTGAATACAG
- the LOC108201961 gene encoding uncharacterized protein LOC108201961 isoform X1, which produces MIDCFLEFRTFLGFLNLFWQLMKRGSVDDDERLKLGLKRPKMKDLHSVFTSQSEGIVPHYTKYWMKGHAADSYYAAQKEMFRAKREAITMNSDVTQSVERKKGAACTALDLNATVDLTKDRTPACAYNNNNLTSSSNIKIDKLKGFGFDLNVEDVSSSADYDLVCPNKHIKQLKLRDDSECESTCNPVEDKDPMKVWKEMKQNGFMSSSHGGIPIPKPRGRKSKADGLKKKMEIARREQVDRFAKIAAPSGLLNGLNPGIINHVRNSKQVHSIIEALVRSERRHNFHTGNNKEKIQMKTERIESSDNRRNLNLSGIEGYNLCQEDCLLNNALTIRQTSHFPVRDNNASSLDTSTLCDQDSTDLSSVSSLSFKAANVASQWLDLLQHDINGRLGALRRSKKRVRSVIQTELPLLISGEFSHNQENDTYVRKIPFSTSSVNATANMHKAKWNVLFNQMENALLSEERQLENWLNQVKEMQTQCGCGLSQLTGKPGMQQLGIPGTEYRIENSEDLEGVVAVMAAAAAFYSTCNFSVENLPCF; this is translated from the exons ATGATTGATTGCTTTCTTGAATTTCGTACATTTCTTGGATTCTTGAATTTGTTTTGGCAGTTGATGAAGAGGGGTtctgttgatgatgatgaaagaTTAAAACTTGGGCTTAAAAGACCCAAAATGAAAGATCTTCATTCTGTGTTTACTTCCCAAAGTGAAG GGATTGTCCCACATTATACAAAATATTGGATGAAAGGACATGCTGCTGATAGTTACTATGCTGCTCAGAAAGAAATGTTTCGAGCCAAAAGAGAAGCTATTACCATGAATTCTGATGTTACTCAATCAGTAGAAAGGAAGAAGGGCGCTGCCTGTACAGCACTTGATCTAAATGCCACAGTTGATTTGACCAAAGACAGGACTCCAGCGTGTgcttataacaacaacaatctgACCTCTAGTTCTAATATCAAGATCGACAAGTTAAAAGGCTTTGGCTTTGATCTCAATGTGGAAGATGTTTCAAGTTCTGCTGATTATGACCTAGTCTGTCCTAATAAACATATTAAGCAATTAAAACTAAGAGATGATTCGGAGTGTGAGAGTACGTGTAATCCAGTGGAAGATAAAGATCCAATGAAAGTATGGAAAGAGATGAAGCAAAATGGTTTCATGTCATCTTCCCATGGAGGTATACCAATTCCAAAACCACGTGGGAGGAAAAGTAAAGCTGACGGTCTCAAAAAAAAGATGGAAATTGCCAGGAGGGAACAGGTTGATAGGTTTGCAAAGATTGCTGCTCCTAGTGGACTGCTCAATGGATTGAATCCTGGGATTATTAACCATGTAAGAAACAGCAAGCAGGTTCATTCTATAATTGAGGCTCTAGTAAGGTCTGAAAGACGTCACAATTTCCATACTGGAAACAACAAAGAGAAAATTCAGATGAAGACAGAAAGAATAGAATCAAGTGATAACCGAAGAAACCTGAACTTGTCAGGAATTGAAGGATATAATCTTTGTCAAGAAGATTGTCTGCTAAATAATGCATTAACAATCAGACAGACAAGTCACTTCCCAGTACGAGACAACAATGCCTCAAGCTTG GATACCAGCACTTTGTGTGATCAAGACTCGACAGACTTATCAAGCGTTTCTTCTTTATCTTTCAAAG ctgctaatgTAGCTTCCCAGTGGCTAGATCTTCTTCAACATGACATAAATGGTCGCCTTGGAG CACTACGACGCAGTAAGAAAAGAGTTCGATCTGTTATTCAAACGGAGCTCCCTCTTCTTATATCTGGAGAATTTTCTCATAATCAGGAGAATGATACTTATGTTAGGAAGATTCCCTTCTCTACTTCATCAGTGAATGCAACAGCAAACATGCACAAAGCTAAATGGAACGTGCTGTTTAATCAGATGGAAAATGCACTTTTGAGTGAAGAGAGGCAACTG GAAAATTGGTTAAACCAAGTAAAGGAGATGCAGACACAGTGTGGCTGTGGTCTTTCCCAGCTTACTGGAAAACCTGGTATGCAGCAACTAGGGATACCGGGGACTGAATACAG